ACAATACAAGATGTTCATAACGTCTAAGGTAGGCTACAAGTCAAGAAGTTCTCAAACAGCTCCAACTCTAATTTCACAAAGTCTTCACTTCTCAATTGCATTTATTCTTGAAACTTAGATAAGAAATCTTGCCCCATCCCCtatattaattttttgattttaGCAAATAGGTTGTTCCCATAGAGAATCACTAAccttatataaaagtaagatgTGTGCATTGAACCAATAAACTACTAACTGAATTTGAATACTCGTTGAACTGCTAAAGTACGAGTTGTATAAGTAACATTCTACATGTAGATTTAATCCTTTAACAGATTTATCAGTCATACATCATGCAACATCTCATTAATTTAGACCACCTAGGAGAAAACAAAATCTTCAGTGAGGCACTGATGTTGACAGATTGATGATCTTAATGGGAGAAATATGCAGTTACATATGCCCTTATAGCTacataaatgaatatataattACAAACAAAATCCCTGCTGGTaacccaaaataattaaaataatacctCTTGCTTATCATTCTCCGCATAGCATGGCACCTGCAGAATGTCAAAAGAGATTAAAAACACAGCACTCATGTAAAGTGTAGAATAACATATACACATCCTCAAATGACTAGTGTTGATCCAAATCCAAATTGGTTTAAGACTGTACTGAAAACCTACATTTCCAAATACAGCAACAGCCGATCTATTCTGCTGCATCCCCTTAATCATTTTACTTGGATCCCTCATGTAAGCAGCCACTTGTTCACTTATACTCTGAAGGAGAGAAAGAGGTTAGAAGCAGATAGTTGCAGACCTCATGGAATGAGGAAGTCTCAGTGGTCTTTGTTAGAAACCTGATTGAAGGCATGCAATTTGTCCTTAATAGCAGCTGCGCCAGTTGTCACCTGGGTCTTCCTATGCCATTTGTCAACTGACTTGTTTCTAAACAAATTCATTCTGCAAGATAGAACAGTTGGTAAACTTAACATCAGTACAAATTCACTATGTTTCCAGAAAAGCCAAGAACATGATGTCAATAGTCATAATGCACCAAAATACATGTGCAATGCATGTAGAAGGATGGACATAGGGTCCTCGCAGATTGTCCCAGCCTTCCATGAGCTGGTGGTCAAGCAAGGTGACTGTATGCTCcatttagaaagaaaaaaggccACTTTACTAccactatttccattttatatGTAGTAGCAGGTTAGATGCACATGCACATCAAATCAGATTAGACGCATGATCCATAGGCACAGGCACTATTGTACTGAAGCTGATACTGAGAAAGTGGCTCatcaaataaatatgaagaactAAAATCGGCTAGATAATAAAAGTACCTTGATTGTATTTTGGAAATCTGAAGCCATTCTTCATCAATATTCCTATCTGAGACGCCTGGCACATCTAATTGCTTGGAATCTCCGACAGGATAACCTAATTAGGAGAAAATACCCAACCACATTCCACATCAACATTCAATAAAGAAGACATGTTTATGTACTACTatttaacaaaaaatacactCTCACAAGTTCAATATCTTTAGGATTCAAaataagaactgttgattacaaCTTTATATTCTATTATTCATCCTTCACTATTTCACATTCATGTTATTTCTACACttgatttaataattttataatgttAATTTGGAGGTTTTtgcattataaatttataataaaaaagtgGAAGTTTTATGTTGCAAAGCATGTAGGTCATATATACTATGTTAGAGAAACAAATAGTATTATATCCAAAGGCAAAAAACATGAAAatgaaaagaagaatttcatgTAAAATGTTATAAGTACTAGTTTCAGATCAAGTAATCATAATCTAGAGGTAGGTTTCAATAGCCAAGATGAGGAACTTCAACCATTCTAAGAACAAAGAAAGGCTAGTAATGTAACGTGCACACCTTCTTCAAATCGAGTGATAGATGGATTGTTTGTCATCAGAGCCTGAAAAGGTTAACAATCAGTTATGCACTAAAAATTTTAGAAGGGCTAGGCACATTTATAACACAAATAAATTACTGAAGTAATTAAAATGTATAGGGCATCAAAATGAAACTAAAGGAGATAGATGCTCAAATAACAAGTATACCTGCTGCAACTCGAGTATAGAATCCAATGTCTTCTTTGATGAAGCAATTAGATCTGAATATGCTTCACTGACCTCATTATCAGCTTCACAATATAAGGACTTAACCTGCTCCTGTTGACAAAAGGTTTTTTGTATACTGTTTCAGGGCATGCTTTCTATGAAATAACTTGCGAAAAATGGGCCAGAACCTCTGGAAGTCTATTACTACTCGAGAATGGTTTCTGCAGCAAGAATCTGAGCTCAAGTGTCTTATCCCAGAGAGCCTAATCACGGGAGGAGACGGATTATGCCAACTCAAGATCACAATAATAGTATAATTACCAACAAATCGAAAGTAGAACCCAACAAAGGGAGCAGTGCATAAATAGATAGGCAAACATATAAAAGCATACTAGTTTAAAAGGCAGTGAAACCCAGAAGCTGCTTAAAGTATCTTCTCAAAAATAAAGTTGCTAAAAGAACTAAAAGTTGAGCTTGAAAGTACAAATGACTTTATAGGAAATCAGTGTAGGCAATTACATTATTCAGAGCAAATTCAAAATTAGACATTGAGTGACAAAATAAACTAGATATAATGGGCCAGTAACAGCATACCCTTTGATTTTTTACAGCTTGGCCTTTTTGAATGTCCTCATCCGTACGATGCTTTAGATTCCTCCAAATGTCTCTGGATATGATACCGAGGAAGTTAGCAAGTTACAAAAGTGTAAATGGTAGAGTGGTCTAAGAGAGCTGGTACATAGAAGATAATGATAcagaaaaaaaacaattattgGGATAAGATAACAGGATGCATTCATGATAAGCAACATACTGTATCTCTTCCTCGCAATCTCCTTTACTGCCCTATACTAAGCTGAGATTGAGATTTATTATTAGGTTTTTAGATACTAATACTATACCCAGTCATGGAGAGATGAGATAGCAGAACtcaaagagaagaaaataaaatgttgcacatttctcacatgTGAAGCAAAACACCGAATTTGAACTTGAAGAATAACTTTAAGAACATAGGTTTTCTTGCATCATCTTAGGAATTCAGAAGGTTTCTAAATTTTAGCTATAATGTTTTTTAAATTCCAACTTAATCATATAACGAAGCATTTCACCAACAAATATTTAGCCGCAGCTTATCACTGAAGTGCACATATAACAGAAGCCAACAAAGTAGAAAATATGGAACATAAAATACCACTATAGTTTAATTCTCTAATAAGAAAGCTAATTTGCAGAACATCAAATAATGCAGCAGTCCAATTACTTACTGCTCCTGGCTTTGAAGTTCTCTATATTCTTTCTCCAGTTCGTCCAGCTCCTCGCCTTTCTGGACATCTTCATCGCCATGTTCTCCTTCCTCGTTGTCCTCTCCTGAGCCTTCCTCCCCCTCatcctcttcatcatcatcatcctgaTCTTCATCTTCACTATCATCACCAATATAGTCATCTTGATCTTCATCACGAAAATCATCTTTGTTGCCATCATCACTGTCCATCTACATATAAGAGATAAAAAAGAGATAAAAGATTCACAATAAGTAGATGGAAAAACAAATTCAACACTGATAAATTTGACAAAAGTCACAAAACTAAGGAGTGGTCTTCTAACATGCATAATACTGTCGTTCATTTCTTCGTCCAATCCCATCTCACTATCACTCTCCATTATCTTCTTGCTTTCTTCTTCCCCATTGCTGAAACTGAAGAAATACCTGACCACATAGAAAAGAACAATTTTCTAAGTCAACCAAAGAACTAAACATGATAcaagaacaaaaaaaatcatatatatttcaattactacattattattaatatgCTAAATTGGGAAAAAATCATAGCTTACAGATAAACTATATAAGGATTTCCACCAGAGatcaaaaaaaaggaaaacagatAGTTATGCGcaatagggtttagggttctACAGCTGACAAAGATGGGATGAGTTTGAGAAGCTATAATTGGAGTTTAACAACAACAACCTTTTTTAATCTATCTCTATATATATCTATACTAATATAGAGAGTTTTGGGACAATTTTCAGAAATGCAATTAAGCTCGGGAAACATAATAAATTCATGAAAAAGTTTGGTTATTGCATTTGAAGCATGTAGTAAAGATTTATTCTGAAGTCCAAACATATATCAAAAGTAGAGTCAAATTTATTCGTTAGACAAAAACTGTTGTGAAGAGAACTCAATCTAGAATAGAAACAAAATCAATTGAAACAGAAACAATAAGATCAGAATacttgaattgaattgaatcgAATCAATAACTGCTGCAACACACCGAGGCAGTGCGGAAGGAGAGCTGGCGGCAATGCGGCGAGGCTGGACGGTGGCGAAACCTTTTGCGGAAGCAATAGAGATTACAGCAGCAACAGCGCTAAGCTCAACGccactctctcttctctctctacaaATATAGAGGCGCCACCTTCATAAGGGTTTGAGGGAATTTGGTATTCGTATAAAAATTACTCTATAaggtttctttttctttttcggGTTAGGGTCGAGCGGGTTCTCTAGCCGCTgggtttagagcatctccaatagcaataCCCGTCagccatagtctagccacaaactTCTCACGTCATattatcagcactaaaaactcctcctgacatatcatcaggacaagcaataaataggctagccataggctagccacaataaacaaaattataaaaaacaaataattaatactcacacaaaatacggaattaaatttacgacacaaaatacggaattaaatttacgacacaaatacgggaaaattcaataataatatttaatttttaaaaagtacattaattaaaaaaaattacataattaaaaaaaaggtagattaaaaaaattacataattaaaaaaaaaaactaacgtcgtgcattcctccgcgcccacaactcttcaattaaatggagtcgaatatgagcattcacttggcgcatgtcggcatgtgcttggaggcggccggcttcatcgtgaggtaccctgcttcgtacgttgggggcggccacgtcgtggcttggaccggcttcattatcgtcgttggcccaactagttagttgtacaccttcatcttcgacaatcatgttgtgcatgataatacaggcgtacgttatatcagcaatgcagtcgacatgccacaaacgcgttggacccctaaatGCCTCCCATCGAgactgaagcacaccaaatgcgcgttccacgtccttgcgcgccgactcctgccgttccgcaaagtaggtcttcctctcatctgatgcgcatctgatcgtctacacaaagacgggccacctagggtatatcccatccaccaagtagtagcccatatcatgccggttgtcGTTGATGACAAAACTAATGGTCGGACCGatgccctggcactgctcgttgaaaaggggcgacgagttgaggacgttgaggtcgttgttcgacccggctaccccaaaatacgcatgctaaatccacagccggtaatcaactacggcctcgaggatcatcgtgggattctttcccttgtagccggtcgtgtagaaccccttccaggcagcgggacagttcttccactcccaatgcatacaatctatgctgtctaacatacccgggaacccatgcttctccctgtgcatctgcatcagctcctggcaATCTttgggggtagggcttcgaaggtactgatcacggaatatttcaaccacgctctgacagaaatacttcatacattcaagggcagtcgtctcaccgatgtggaggtactcgtcccacatgtctgccgcgcctccgtaggccaactgcctgattgccgcagtgcactttttaATAGGTGTGTGgtcgggtctgccagccgcatcgtgcatGAAGCGGAAACACAGATATCGATGCTCTAAAGCTTCAACAATACCCATAAGCATGGCTCTGCtcatcgcgtatatatagtgtttcgaaaattaaataacaaacatgggttggccgatcgctcgccgatcgggagcctacAATGGCGACCAGTcgaccggcgagcggatcggccagcgcccgaaaatcggcgtgcgctcgccgatttcTCGCTGAATTGCCGCTCGCcgcctgcaatggttcggcgagtgAACCGGCCAACGCCAGGAATCAGCTAGTCGGTCCACTCGCcgccactgtggatgctctcattATAAAAGGTTTATGAGTCTTAAATAATCCACCTATAAAAATTACTcctaaggccatgtttggttgccaggattctgtctaggaaagtaatctgattccttaaattttaaattcctgtgtttgtttccgtttttaatcaaacagggaaagtaatcaaaatcctgaaacaaggaaagttagtacaactttccaggattctgaatcctaacttttcttagttattctttttcccagttttaggattcttacatatttaatgcaatatagtatagttttattattattattattattattattatcattattattattattattattattatttattacaatgttttaaaaataatttaaaagtataaaccatacttaatttcagggtaataaataactataattcaaattatcataattataactatattattaatatttatatttaatttttattatcataataatttattaaataattaaatataattataattatataataatataataattattactttataattagtaattaacaataaaattgtagtaaaattttaaattataaaatttattcaattaaaaatttagtaaatataataataataataataataataataattataataataataataataataatcttatttattattatattattatatattatgatgtataatccatatttaaactatccatcgtaataataaataaaataatataattattatcatttgtaattaataatttgttaaataatatgtattattattttttataaataaaaaatgataagcatatttttagtttagtgtttaaatcaaatataaactttaaaatctcgatattttccaaacaacggaaagtaaagttattaggaatcatattccaaggattcattttcccaggaatcattttccttgccaactttactttcccgccaaccaaacatggcctaaaaGTTTTCTTTgtcttcattttttatattggttgtTATCTATACATCTATACCTCTATATAAAAGCGGGGGTTTTAGATAAATTTACAAGATTgctatttaatttaaaaattatattgaaTTAAAAATGTATAATTAAAGGTCTAAAAATGTGTGATTAAGTGGAGTGAGTGAGAGGTTTTACTATGTCATTTAAAGTTGGAGATATGGGAAAATAACGTTTGATTGgaattccaaaaaatatatGGAATCTCCATAACTTTATTTTTATACAAAAATACCTATAAATTAAGTGGAGTGAGTGTGAGGTTTTACAATTATGTGCATAATATTTTAGCctataaatatgtcatttaaaTGCTAGATATCCACACCACTTACCTTATAAAACTGAAGCATAGCATTTTTGCTCTTACCATAGGAGGAAAGCTTGACGCCATGGAACCATTCCACACCATGCTCAGTGAGCTCGAGGCTTCTTCAATTTCTTTGGTTGgctaattttattctttttaattatgttttcgttccttttcattttattaattatattttttcttttcttaacaCTTTcctaattatattttttgttgtgaTAGATTTTTATCTTCCTACTCCATGATTTAatgtttaaatattatattatgtgatttgtttcaaatttattatgctTCAATGTTGATTTGTATAGATTTTTTATTCTCCTATAACTAAAATTGTTACTCATATTGTTTATtgttaatattaattataattttatttaattaatttaaaattgaaaattaatattttaaaaatatactattaatcTGCGCATAGCAATACTAGTTATATACTAATGCGATAGTTCCTGATTTCATATAGAGCAAAACTGAGGGAGTAATAAAGATTAGTATCTCGTGCATAACATGAGTTCAAAACTAGTTTtgtatatacacatatataaggGGTCGACACCTAATATCACAAACCTTccaaaaatttataattttctaCAAAGTTTACACTTTACATATAATATTATGAACTCAAATAGCTATTGAATTTTTCCACCGGCACGGAACCCAATTATATTAAAATGAGATGGATAGCTATATCTGTCTTCTAAGGACTTTATAATAGcattactatcatttttaagTGATAATCATATTTAATGTGATATTAGATGTCACGTTTAAAGTTTGTAGAAATATTGAATTTTGGAAAAgttttactcccttcgtcccaaaagaatatgcattttgggttcggtatgtgttttaatacaaaattggtaaagtaagagagaggtaggaagaaaaaagtaattaaagtttTGTTAGACTATGTTTATAAGCAACcatccaacccaacccaaccatcCACTTTTTCAATACTTACTTAATTTCTATCTCCTCCACACCATCAATATTCATCAAATCCAACCAAACCCTTTTTTatggtttatcaatgaccacccGACCActtcattatatatttattttatacatattatttttaaaataatatattaatctCATCATCCTCCATAGTTAGCAACAAAAGAAACTAGAAAATGTGAAATTGTATCAAACAAGAAGGATTATAggaggagaaaagatgatattttttatGCAAAACTATAACAGatgtggtctctatttatagaggatgaaaaattataaattttggtatagtttttataatttttaaatataatatattaaagatatataaatttttaaaaatatatatatcaaccaatgagattgtgtcaaatAGGACAATCTCATTGGTTGAATGGTGAAATGAATGAATGACCATTCGGTCTGTGTTAGCCAACCACCCAACCTGTGTCAAAGAGAGAGAAACCGCTAGgatgaagttttatttttattttaaattagttaATGACGTGGCAGTCGACCTTTTTTGACCGACAAACGTGGTCTTAGTGGAGCATGAGTCATACCTTATTAGATAGAAGAGAGtttcaaaaattagaaagtgaatattcttgtgggacagactaaaaaggaaatagtgcatattcttatgggactgAAGGAGTGTGATATTATGCGCCAAtacctaaaatataaatatgtagCTGTTAACACATATAAATATGTAGTTGTTAacaaatttttgaaaagtttcaTCATGGCTTGACAAAATCAGTTTCTTTTCAGTTAAATGtattttggcatgtgtccactgagtacactagccatgcatatgttttaaaaatgtgaaaGTTGAACAGTAATGACAATGGTCGATGTTGAGCAGAAACGACAAAGATCTTTCGATAGAATGGTACTTGGATGCATTATGTCTGTATACACAGTGTCATTCGCTCTTAAACCCATTTCAGTTTTGCTAGTACAAATTAACAATATTCCAAGTTTATTGAAATATGTTTGCACTCTAAGACATTTCGAGCTATTTTCAGCTATCCTAAGTTCATGTTCAGTTGTCCCAATATTTTCCCTTTTCTACCCCGCTTCTTTCACCCTTCCCTCGTCGAGGTAAACCGAACTTTCTGTCCAActcatttaaataattttcgaCATCATCTAATTGCATGAGATTTTTGGGATGTGGTTTTGAACATTCAACTTGATACTCTTCATCTAAATATCGGAGATTTTGCATTTCAATATGATTAGATTGATAGCATTTCAATATGACAATACTGCTATTGCACGGGGGTGGATTCGCTGCTCAACTCTCAAGGCTAAGGGAAAGGGAGTTTCCCGACTTCACTTCACTTCCACTTCACAGCAGAACCCACCTAAGCTGGGCGGCCCTGTTCTCGTTCAAGTCCCGATTTTCCCTGCATATACAAGTTACTCACACACATGGCATAGCATACCTCAATAGAGTTCTAGCAATAGCAATTCACACTGCACATTACTGCAAACTCTAATTTTATGTATGAAGTACTAGATCCATCATAGTTATATACACTACTACTTCTTGAATCACAAGTTCAGAGAGAGACGTTATCCCGCTTGATACAAGACAAGAGGCCCTACTGTACCACTCATTCAGTAGCAACTCGAGTTCCCAACACGATCCAAGTAGGCTTTCCAAAAATCACATATAGATTAAATACCACCACTTAAAACTTAGGTGAAGAACCACATGGGAAAAGAATATAATCACTGTCAAGACATTGTCAAATACACAAAAATCACCTATGAATAGGTAATGGACTAACAACCAAATTGAACTCAGTCACCATCAAGAATTTATTCTACAGCTTGGTAGGATGGGCAGATACATTTTCCtcctttatttcatttttttctttctgtttaTATATTATCTATTGCTCCGTTGGAACTTAACGAAATACATAGGCCTTCAGAGAAGTGAAACTTCCAGGTGGGAAGCATGAGATGTCAAGATCGGAATGGTTACAGAGAATTGAAGCTTCTTTTTGTGAAAACGTGAGCATCTTCATTTTCCTTCATCCAAAATACCAACTAGGCATTTCTCGATCAAGAACTCTGCATTAACCCAAGCATGGTATTTGTCTGAATAAACGTGTCAGGATAACAAACATCACCAGCTCCATGTCATATAAATTATGTTCTAGAATTGCTAAAGTAATAAAGTTAGCATATTTGACAAAAGAGGATACTGAATAAAGATGTGCAATCTTTTCCAACAGCCTTCATAAGGTAATCCACACCTGGAAGTAGAAGATGCATGGGAAAGTTAGTGCAACATGAAATAGATAGAATCACGTCAAATGCTAACATTCTCAACATAGTAGAGTGCAAAATGAACTAGATAGAATCACGTCAATTGCTAACATTCTGAACATAGTAGAGAGCTAGGCAAAATCAAATGATTTCAAGAGTAAAGACTGTAGTCAGCAGATATAAAGCATAGACATTAAGTCCCATAAATCATCATCCAAAGCAGAGCTATATGAAATCAAACCACTCAAACTCACATTAGAGGTTTTAGGCCAGTTACCTAATAATGCATAACACTAGCAGAATCTCACAGGGTAATTAAGTGAGGAAGATATGTGATGTCCAAGTCAGGCATAAAGGATATGATAACCTCAGGTAGAAACAGAGATCTCCAAATGGGGAAACATTAACCACGAGCCCCCATACTAACAATTGATCAAGGATAGATTAATACATAAGAGTTGTAAGATGGTATTCAGAATGATTCTAAGGACATAATCATGTCTGAGAAACTTCTATGTAAAGTGAATGCATAAAAAGTATGATAGGTGGGAGATTCGGAAGCAATCCATGTGTTTATAAACACTAGCACATGTAATGACTGAGCAAGATGCAGATACATGTTTCTTGATtaccttttattttctttactatCTCTCACCACAAATAATGCCTATGCGTGCAGTTTAAACTGTTACAGGACTTCTTTGCTACATTTAACCTATTAAATGGACGATGAGAACAAGATGGCCAAAGTCCAATATAGAACAATATGACCCTCCAGCCAATAATAACACTCACAATGACAATTAGCATGCCTTATTTAGAGGCAAGAGGCAAAACAAATTATGATGCCAATGGGAACCAAATCAGATGATAAACGTGTAAAGAATAGATATGGATTACAAAATCAATTAAGTTAAAATTCTAATGCAAGAGCATAAAAGaatacaaatta
This portion of the Salvia splendens isolate huo1 chromosome 10, SspV2, whole genome shotgun sequence genome encodes:
- the LOC121752394 gene encoding putative uncharacterized protein DDB_G0270496 isoform X1, whose protein sequence is MESDSEMGLDEEMNDSIMHMDSDDGNKDDFRDEDQDDYIGDDSEDEDQDDDDEEDEGEEGSGEDNEEGEHGDEDVQKGEELDELEKEYRELQSQEQDIWRNLKHRTDEDIQKGQAVKNQRALWDKTLELRFLLQKPFSSSNRLPEEQVKSLYCEADNEVSEAYSDLIASSKKTLDSILELQQALMTNNPSITRFEEGYPVGDSKQLDVPGVSDRNIDEEWLQISKIQSRMNLFRNKSVDKWHRKTQVTTGAAAIKDKLHAFNQSISEQVAAYMRDPSKMIKGMQQNRSAVAVFGNVPCYAENDKQEETSTNGDPELLDDSEFYQQLLKEFFETVDPSSSEVAFYALKRLQTKKRKNVDRRASKSRKIRYHVHEKIVNFMAPQPADIPPTAIKLFENLFGLKSQKSASVS
- the LOC121752394 gene encoding protein BFR2-like isoform X2, which produces MESDSEMGLDEEMNDSIMHMDSDDGNKDDFRDEDQDDYIGDDSEDEDQDDDDEEDEGEEGSGEDNEEGEHGDEDVQKGEELDELEKEYRELQSQEQDIWRNLKHRTDEDIQKGQAVKNQREQVKSLYCEADNEVSEAYSDLIASSKKTLDSILELQQALMTNNPSITRFEEGYPVGDSKQLDVPGVSDRNIDEEWLQISKIQSRMNLFRNKSVDKWHRKTQVTTGAAAIKDKLHAFNQSISEQVAAYMRDPSKMIKGMQQNRSAVAVFGNVPCYAENDKQEETSTNGDPELLDDSEFYQQLLKEFFETVDPSSSEVAFYALKRLQTKKRKNVDRRASKSRKIRYHVHEKIVNFMAPQPADIPPTAIKLFENLFGLKSQKSASVS